The sequence below is a genomic window from Verrucomicrobiota bacterium.
AAGGCCGTCATCGAAGGGCCGTTCAGCCACACCATCAGCACCGGGCTGAAACATCTGCTCATCGGCGAAGACCCCTTCGAGACGGAGCGGCTGTGGCACACGATGTATCACCGCACCATCTACTCGGGCCGGCGCGGCATCGGCCTGCACGCGATGAGCGGCATTGACCTCGCGCTCTGGGACATCAAGGGCAAGGCGCTCGGTCTGCCCGTGTGGAAAC
It includes:
- a CDS encoding mandelate racemase/muconate lactonizing enzyme family protein is translated as MKITNVEAIYVSQKLVRAQCDSGQDALIVKVSTDAGITGIGEVDSAPLAAKAVIEGPFSHTISTGLKHLLIGEDPFETERLWHTMYHRTIYSGRRGIGLHAMSGIDLALWDIKGKALGLPVWK